In the Wyeomyia smithii strain HCP4-BCI-WySm-NY-G18 chromosome 2, ASM2978416v1, whole genome shotgun sequence genome, one interval contains:
- the LOC129723403 gene encoding uncharacterized protein LOC129723403: MKIIFFTLLAALVVLAVVADTPDDENDSEVIPHRYHPRHNPHHPRFHPRRPWRPAPAPVNLTAIIEEVWRVIRADIGRIAANGTASANPGAANSSSSSSANATSSNGGSR; this comes from the coding sequence ATGAAGATAATCTTTTTCACGCTACTGGCTGCACTGGTCGTGTTGGCCGTTGTCGCAGACACCCCGGATGATGAAAACGATTCGGAGGTCATTCCCCACCGTTATCACCCCCGTCATAATCCCCACCATCCACGCTTCCACCCTCGCCGTCCGTGGCGACCAGCACCAGCACCGGTTAACTTGACGGCGATAATCGAAGAAGTCTGGAGGGTGATCCGTGCCGATATCGGCCGCATTGCAGCAAACGGAACAGCTTCTGCCAACCCTGGTGCAGCTAACTCTTCGTCTTCTTCGTCCGCTAATGCTACCAGCAGCAATGGAGGCAGTCGTTAA